In one Parvibaculum sp. genomic region, the following are encoded:
- a CDS encoding thermonuclease family protein, translating to MRAYLAVLVVAASFAGSAAPAAERLAGPVEAEVVRVIDGDSLVVRARIWLGQTVETHVRLAGIDTPELRGKCAEEREKAEAARAALIAFLGEGKVALSGIEADKFGGRVRARLASATHRDVAEAMIAGGHARAYDGGARAGWCRVAAVE from the coding sequence ATGCGTGCGTATCTCGCTGTCCTCGTTGTTGCCGCTTCTTTTGCGGGCTCGGCCGCCCCTGCCGCCGAGCGGCTGGCGGGTCCGGTCGAGGCGGAGGTTGTGCGCGTCATCGATGGCGATTCGCTGGTGGTGCGCGCCCGCATCTGGCTCGGGCAGACGGTCGAGACGCATGTCCGGCTTGCGGGCATCGACACGCCGGAGCTACGCGGCAAATGCGCCGAGGAACGCGAAAAGGCCGAAGCGGCGCGCGCGGCGCTCATTGCCTTTCTCGGCGAGGGGAAAGTGGCGCTTTCCGGCATCGAGGCCGACAAGTTCGGCGGCCGTGTCCGCGCGCGGCTGGCGAGCGCCACGCATCGCGATGTTGCCGAAGCGATGATCGCCGGCGGTCATGCGCGGGCCTACGACGGCGGCGCGCGCGCCGGCTGGTGCCGAGTGGCGGCGGTGGAGTGA
- the tsaD gene encoding tRNA (adenosine(37)-N6)-threonylcarbamoyltransferase complex transferase subunit TsaD produces MTKPLTLLGIETSCDETAAAVVRRGAGADARGEILSNVVFSQIAEHAPFGGVVPEIAARAHVEHLDGLIARAMSEAGVDWDDLDGVAATAGPGLIGGVIVGLMTAKGIAAARGLPLLAVNHLEGHALTARLTDGLPFPYLLLLVSGGHSQLLVVDGVGRYRRLGTTVDDAVGEAFDKVAKLLGLGFPGGPAVERAARDGDATRFHLPRPMLNRPGCDLSFSGLKTAVRQAAESLGPLNDQDRADIAASFQAAVADVLADRTENAMALASETIPPGHRHLVVAGGVAANMMLRERLKVSAHACGYEIVVPPLKLCTDNGAMIAWAGAERLALGLTDPISAGPRARWPLDPAAAATGAKA; encoded by the coding sequence GTGACGAAACCGCTCACCCTGCTCGGCATCGAGACAAGCTGCGACGAGACGGCCGCCGCGGTCGTGCGCCGTGGCGCGGGCGCCGACGCCCGGGGCGAAATTCTCTCCAATGTCGTTTTCTCGCAGATCGCCGAACATGCGCCCTTTGGCGGTGTCGTGCCGGAAATCGCCGCCCGCGCCCATGTCGAACATCTCGACGGCTTGATCGCCCGGGCGATGAGCGAGGCAGGCGTCGATTGGGACGATCTCGATGGCGTGGCGGCCACCGCCGGACCCGGCCTGATCGGCGGCGTCATTGTCGGCCTGATGACCGCCAAGGGCATCGCGGCGGCGCGCGGGCTGCCGCTGCTGGCGGTCAATCATCTCGAAGGCCATGCGCTGACGGCCCGCCTGACCGACGGGCTGCCCTTTCCTTATCTGCTGCTGCTGGTCTCGGGTGGCCACAGCCAGCTTCTGGTGGTCGATGGCGTCGGGCGCTATCGCCGCCTCGGCACCACGGTCGACGATGCGGTGGGCGAAGCCTTCGACAAGGTCGCCAAGCTGCTCGGCCTCGGCTTTCCGGGCGGCCCGGCGGTCGAGCGCGCGGCGCGAGACGGCGACGCCACCCGTTTTCACCTGCCGCGGCCGATGCTGAACCGTCCGGGTTGCGATCTGTCCTTCTCCGGTCTCAAGACCGCCGTCAGACAGGCAGCCGAAAGCCTCGGGCCATTGAACGACCAGGACCGCGCCGACATCGCCGCGTCCTTTCAGGCGGCCGTCGCCGACGTGCTGGCCGACCGGACCGAGAATGCGATGGCGCTGGCAAGCGAAACGATCCCGCCCGGCCATCGCCATCTGGTCGTGGCGGGCGGCGTCGCCGCCAATATGATGCTGCGCGAAAGGCTGAAGGTTTCGGCCCATGCCTGCGGCTACGAAATCGTCGTGCCGCCGCTAAAGCTCTGCACCGACAACGGCGCGATGATCGCCTGGGCGGGCGCCGAGCGGCTGGCGCTCGGCCTCACCGACCCGATCTCGGCCGGGCCGCGCGCCCGCTGGCCGCTCGATCCCGCGGCCGCTGCCACCGGCGCAAAGGCCTGA
- a CDS encoding TetR/AcrR family transcriptional regulator, which produces MTAHDATHEKIIQAAKRRFTHYGYGKTTMAELAADCEMSPGNLYRYFPGKLDIAEAICREASMQTADDLARILTMPGRTASQRLHDFLFMDLRETFHKLEEDTRIVEMAQIVTAERPEFHNEGLKREREVLARIIELGNASGEFEISDPEFAAEMIQAATLKFSYPQLFTRLPLEKLERELEGVYQIVVAGLKAGAACCDPLKQLTEA; this is translated from the coding sequence ATGACCGCTCACGACGCCACGCACGAAAAAATCATTCAGGCCGCCAAACGGCGCTTCACGCATTACGGCTATGGCAAGACGACGATGGCCGAGCTCGCCGCCGATTGCGAGATGTCGCCCGGCAATCTCTATCGCTACTTTCCCGGCAAGCTCGACATCGCCGAAGCGATCTGCCGCGAGGCGTCGATGCAGACCGCCGACGATCTGGCGCGCATCCTGACGATGCCCGGCCGCACCGCGTCGCAGCGCCTCCATGATTTCCTGTTCATGGATCTGCGCGAGACTTTCCACAAGCTGGAAGAAGACACCCGGATCGTCGAGATGGCGCAGATCGTCACCGCCGAGCGTCCGGAGTTCCACAATGAGGGACTGAAACGGGAACGCGAAGTCCTTGCACGGATCATCGAGCTCGGCAACGCGTCCGGCGAGTTCGAAATCAGCGATCCGGAATTCGCCGCCGAAATGATCCAGGCGGCTACCCTGAAATTCAGCTACCCGCAGCTTTTCACGCGCCTGCCGCTTGAAAAACTCGAACGGGAACTCGAGGGTGTCTATCAAATCGTCGTCGCGGGGTTGAAAGCCGGGGCCGCCTGTTGCGACCCGCTGAAGCAACTCACGGAAGCTTGA
- a CDS encoding GNAT family N-acetyltransferase — MQIRRATEDDWPEVARVFIAARAGMTYLPRLHGDADTRAFIRRVVKRSAVWLAERDGTLLGFAALEPGWLHHLYVDPAAQNAGAGSALLGKAKAELPGGFSLWTFQANLGARRFYERHELTETRRTNGADNEEGLPDILYEWNGEAENSNWAQR; from the coding sequence ATGCAAATCCGCCGCGCGACCGAGGACGACTGGCCGGAGGTGGCGCGCGTGTTTATCGCGGCGCGCGCCGGCATGACCTATCTGCCGCGGCTCCACGGCGATGCCGACACGAGGGCCTTCATCCGCCGCGTGGTGAAGCGCAGCGCGGTCTGGCTGGCGGAACGCGACGGCACGCTGCTCGGCTTCGCGGCATTGGAGCCCGGCTGGCTGCATCATCTTTATGTCGATCCCGCCGCGCAGAACGCAGGGGCAGGCTCGGCTCTTCTCGGCAAGGCCAAGGCCGAACTGCCGGGGGGCTTTTCCCTGTGGACGTTTCAGGCCAATCTCGGCGCCCGCCGCTTCTACGAGCGGCACGAACTGACCGAGACGCGCCGCACCAACGGCGCCGACAATGAGGAGGGGCTGCCAGACATTCTATATGAATGGAACGGCGAGGCCGAGAACTCGAATTGGGCCCAGAGGTGA
- a CDS encoding EVE domain-containing protein, translating into MAYWLFKSERETWSWDEQKKKGAKGEPWTGVRNYQANNNMKAMKKGELGFFYHSGDERSIVGIVRVIGEHRPDPTDEKGKFGLVDIEAVCDMPNAVTLSDVKAEPALAEMVLVKNSRLSVQPVTADEWKTICKMGGLKKAL; encoded by the coding sequence ATGGCCTATTGGCTTTTCAAATCCGAACGCGAGACCTGGTCCTGGGACGAACAGAAGAAGAAGGGCGCGAAGGGCGAACCCTGGACCGGCGTGCGCAACTATCAGGCCAACAACAATATGAAAGCGATGAAGAAGGGCGAGCTCGGCTTCTTCTATCATTCGGGCGACGAGCGCAGCATTGTCGGCATTGTGCGCGTGATCGGCGAACACCGGCCCGACCCGACCGACGAGAAGGGCAAGTTCGGCCTTGTCGACATCGAAGCGGTCTGCGACATGCCCAACGCGGTTACGCTTTCCGACGTCAAGGCCGAACCGGCGCTTGCCGAAATGGTGCTGGTGAAAAATTCGCGCCTCTCGGTGCAGCCGGTGACGGCGGATGAGTGGAAGACGATCTGCAAGATGGGCGGGTTGAAGAAGGCACTGTAA
- a CDS encoding YciI family protein — protein MLFCLICTDKPNALELRLANREAHLKYWGAAGCVKIGGPFTNDDASVMNGSMLVIDVADRAAAEKLVADDPYNKAGLFAKTEVRAWKWLLGPKE, from the coding sequence ATGCTTTTTTGTCTGATCTGCACCGACAAGCCGAACGCGCTGGAACTGAGGCTCGCCAATCGCGAGGCACATCTGAAATATTGGGGCGCGGCGGGTTGCGTCAAAATCGGCGGACCCTTCACCAATGACGATGCGAGCGTAATGAACGGCTCGATGCTGGTGATCGACGTTGCAGACCGCGCGGCCGCCGAGAAACTTGTCGCGGACGATCCATACAACAAGGCCGGTCTCTTCGCGAAAACCGAAGTGCGAGCGTGGAAGTGGCTGCTCGGCCCGAAAGAATAG
- a CDS encoding EVE domain-containing protein, which produces MSFWLFRTSIEKYRVRDALEDLGKLTWDVWRNSEKFGPISVGDYACLFESGTNGGIYGIVEVTDSAKDRAMSSVEREYITDINKFKPTDYRVIVAPTTNLSLQLPVSHLKEDAFLSLLPVFAEMGFSKQANIFPLKEDQYREILRSFSDNSATRQHDEDIDHDIPTDDHRRFANRRTPVRPGQPAFRRMILEAYRHRCAITNCDVKTALEASHIGKYFGPRSDRIYNGVLLRVDLHRLFDAHLISIDPDSWKVRISPAISHSTYAKWEGHPFRVPERDDQKPNKKELKEHLLKTIGE; this is translated from the coding sequence ATGTCTTTCTGGTTGTTTCGCACTTCGATCGAAAAGTATCGCGTGCGCGACGCGCTCGAAGACTTGGGCAAACTCACATGGGACGTCTGGCGCAACTCAGAGAAATTTGGCCCGATCTCTGTCGGTGATTATGCGTGTCTTTTTGAAAGCGGTACAAACGGCGGCATCTATGGAATTGTCGAGGTCACGGATAGTGCCAAAGATCGCGCTATGTCCTCCGTCGAGCGGGAGTACATAACAGATATCAACAAGTTCAAACCAACAGACTATCGAGTGATAGTCGCGCCTACTACGAACCTATCCCTACAGCTTCCAGTCTCGCACCTAAAGGAAGACGCGTTCCTCTCACTGCTGCCCGTCTTTGCAGAGATGGGATTTTCGAAGCAGGCAAATATCTTTCCCCTGAAAGAAGATCAGTACAGGGAGATACTTCGGAGTTTCTCAGACAACTCTGCCACCCGCCAGCACGACGAAGATATCGACCACGACATACCGACCGACGATCATCGGCGGTTTGCCAATCGCAGAACACCTGTCAGGCCGGGGCAACCGGCTTTCCGAAGGATGATTCTTGAAGCCTACCGTCACCGATGCGCCATCACGAATTGTGATGTAAAGACAGCGCTCGAAGCATCCCACATTGGCAAGTATTTCGGCCCAAGATCGGATCGGATCTACAATGGCGTTCTGCTTCGTGTCGATCTGCATCGATTGTTCGACGCACATCTCATCTCAATTGATCCAGACTCATGGAAAGTTCGAATTAGTCCCGCAATCTCGCATTCCACCTACGCGAAATGGGAAGGTCACCCATTCAGGGTTCCAGAGCGAGACGATCAAAAGCCGAACAAAAAGGAATTGAAGGAACACCTGCTGAAAACGATCGGCGAATAG
- a CDS encoding NAD(P)H-dependent glycerol-3-phosphate dehydrogenase, producing the protein MAENISRQIENIGVVGAGAWGTALAQVAAKAGRRVTLWAREPEVAEQINARHENATFLPGIALDAGIRATTALGEMAAADALLMVTPAQHMRRVLIELGPALTAGTPVVLCAKGIEQETGKLLTEVLAEAAPHATPAVLSGPSFAAEVARGLPTAVTLACADEGTAEALAHAIGLPTFRPYYSADLIGAEIGGAVKNVLAIACGIVEGKKFGDSARAALTTRGFAELTRLGLAMGAHVETLMGLSGLGDLILTCNSPKSRNMSLGMALGQGKPLAEIMGSRNSVSEGVHSATAVAALAKKHKVEMPIADAVTAIVTGKASVDEAIAALLARPVGREA; encoded by the coding sequence TTGGCCGAAAATATTTCCAGACAGATCGAGAACATCGGCGTCGTCGGTGCAGGCGCGTGGGGAACGGCGCTGGCGCAGGTGGCGGCGAAGGCCGGACGCCGGGTGACGCTGTGGGCGCGCGAGCCGGAAGTCGCTGAGCAAATAAACGCGCGCCACGAAAACGCAACCTTCCTGCCCGGCATCGCGCTCGATGCCGGCATCCGCGCGACAACGGCGCTTGGCGAGATGGCGGCGGCCGACGCGCTCTTGATGGTGACGCCGGCCCAGCATATGCGCCGTGTGCTGATCGAGCTTGGCCCCGCGCTCACCGCTGGCACGCCGGTGGTGCTCTGTGCCAAGGGCATCGAACAGGAAACGGGAAAGCTGCTGACCGAAGTGCTGGCCGAAGCCGCGCCGCATGCGACACCGGCCGTCCTTTCCGGCCCGAGCTTCGCCGCCGAAGTCGCGCGCGGATTGCCGACCGCGGTGACGCTTGCCTGCGCCGACGAGGGCACGGCCGAAGCGCTCGCCCATGCGATCGGCCTGCCGACCTTCCGGCCCTATTATTCCGCCGACCTGATCGGCGCCGAAATCGGCGGCGCGGTGAAAAACGTTCTGGCGATTGCCTGCGGAATCGTCGAAGGCAAAAAGTTCGGCGACAGCGCCCGCGCCGCGCTGACGACGCGCGGTTTTGCGGAACTGACGAGGCTCGGTCTTGCGATGGGCGCGCATGTCGAAACGCTGATGGGGTTGTCGGGCCTTGGCGATCTGATCCTGACCTGCAACTCGCCGAAGTCGCGCAACATGTCGCTCGGCATGGCGCTTGGACAGGGAAAGCCGCTCGCCGAGATCATGGGATCGCGCAACTCGGTCAGCGAAGGCGTGCATTCGGCGACCGCCGTCGCGGCACTGGCGAAGAAACACAAGGTCGAAATGCCGATCGCCGACGCGGTGACGGCCATCGTCACCGGCAAGGCAAGCGTCGACGAGGCGATTGCGGCGCTGCTGGCGCGCCCGGTCGGCCGCGAGGCCTGA
- a CDS encoding creatininase family protein, with protein MLLHLSTWPEIEAYLAKSKGIVIPIGSTEQHGPNGLIGTDAICPESIAHRAAAEAGFLVGPTFNVGVAQHHLGFPGSMTLRPSTMIAAIHDWVSSLARHGFERVYFFNGHGGNVATIEAAFAEIYADRSLSADASNRGPVKCKRANWWDFKPVTDFCKERYGSAHGAHATPSEVAVTQFVYPAAIKQAEMNPKVAPWGRYTDAESYRAAFPDGRIGSDPSLANPADGEKLLALSAKGLIEDFRKFEAA; from the coding sequence ATGCTGCTGCATCTTTCCACCTGGCCCGAGATCGAGGCCTATCTCGCAAAGTCGAAAGGGATCGTCATCCCGATCGGCTCGACCGAGCAGCACGGGCCGAACGGGCTCATTGGCACCGATGCGATCTGCCCGGAATCGATCGCGCATCGCGCGGCGGCCGAGGCCGGCTTTCTGGTCGGCCCGACCTTCAATGTCGGCGTCGCGCAGCATCATCTGGGGTTTCCGGGTTCGATGACGCTTCGTCCCTCCACGATGATCGCCGCGATCCACGACTGGGTGTCGTCGCTCGCCCGCCACGGCTTCGAGCGCGTCTATTTCTTCAACGGTCATGGCGGCAATGTCGCGACCATCGAGGCGGCCTTCGCCGAAATCTATGCCGACCGCTCGCTGAGCGCGGACGCCTCCAATCGCGGCCCGGTCAAATGCAAACGCGCCAACTGGTGGGACTTCAAGCCCGTCACCGATTTCTGCAAGGAACGCTACGGCTCGGCGCATGGCGCGCATGCGACGCCGTCGGAAGTCGCGGTGACGCAGTTCGTCTATCCGGCCGCGATCAAGCAGGCAGAGATGAACCCGAAGGTCGCGCCCTGGGGCCGCTACACCGATGCCGAAAGCTACCGCGCCGCCTTCCCGGACGGCCGCATCGGCTCCGACCCGTCGCTTGCGAACCCAGCGGACGGCGAAAAACTCCTCGCGCTCTCGGCGAAGGGGTTGATCGAGGATTTCCGGAAATTCGAGGCGGCGTGA
- the acs gene encoding acetate--CoA ligase → MSDEIFPVPAEWKKRAAIDDAKYREMYEASVNDPENFWRREGLRIDWMKPYTKIKNTSFDTHNVSIKWFEDGTLNASVNCIDRHLEKRGQQTAIIWEGDDPKDHKEISYRELHEAVCRFANVLKAQGVKRGDRVTIYMPMIPEAAYAMLACARIGAVHSVVFGGFSPDALAGRIVDCASNCVITADEGVRGGRKIPLKANTDEALTKCPDVKSVIVVKHTGGKVGMKAGRDVWYGEAAAKVSADCAPEEMGAEDPLFILYTSGSTGKPKGVLHTTGGYMVYASMTHQYVFDYHDGDIYWCTADVGWVTGHSYILYGPLANGATTLMFEGVPNYPDASRCWQVIDKHNVNIFYTAPTALRALMREGDEPVKKTSRKSLRLLGSVGEPINPEAWLWYHRVVGDGRCPIVDTWWQTETGGILITPLPGATDLKPGSATRPFFGVQPVIVDAEGNVQEGATSGNLCIDDSWPGQMRTVYGDHQRFVETYFIQYPGRYFTGDGCRRDADGYYWITGRVDDVLNVSGHRMGTAEVESALVAHPKVAEAAVVGYPHDIKGQGIYAYVTLNAGEPSSEELRKELVQWVRKEIGPIASPDLIQFAPGLPKTRSGKIMRRILRKIAEDDFSNLGDTSTLADPGVVTDLVDNRQNRAG, encoded by the coding sequence ATGTCCGATGAAATTTTCCCCGTGCCCGCCGAGTGGAAAAAGCGCGCGGCGATCGACGACGCGAAATATCGCGAGATGTACGAGGCGAGCGTCAACGACCCGGAAAATTTCTGGCGCCGCGAGGGCCTGCGCATCGACTGGATGAAGCCCTACACGAAAATCAAGAATACGAGCTTCGACACGCACAACGTCTCGATCAAATGGTTCGAGGACGGCACCCTCAACGCCAGCGTCAACTGCATCGACCGGCATCTCGAAAAGCGCGGGCAACAGACGGCGATCATCTGGGAAGGCGACGATCCGAAGGACCACAAGGAAATCAGCTATCGCGAATTGCATGAGGCCGTCTGCCGCTTTGCCAATGTGCTGAAAGCGCAGGGCGTGAAGCGCGGCGACCGCGTGACGATCTACATGCCGATGATCCCGGAAGCGGCCTATGCGATGCTCGCCTGCGCGCGCATCGGCGCGGTGCATTCGGTAGTGTTTGGCGGCTTCTCGCCCGACGCGCTGGCCGGCCGCATTGTCGACTGCGCCTCCAATTGCGTCATCACGGCCGACGAGGGCGTGCGCGGCGGCCGCAAGATTCCGCTGAAAGCCAATACCGACGAAGCATTGACGAAATGCCCCGACGTGAAGTCGGTGATCGTGGTGAAGCACACCGGCGGCAAGGTCGGGATGAAAGCGGGCCGCGACGTCTGGTATGGCGAGGCGGCGGCGAAAGTGAGCGCCGACTGCGCGCCGGAGGAAATGGGCGCCGAGGACCCGCTCTTTATTCTTTATACGAGCGGCTCGACCGGAAAGCCGAAAGGCGTGCTGCACACGACCGGCGGCTACATGGTCTATGCCTCGATGACGCATCAATATGTGTTCGACTATCACGACGGCGACATCTACTGGTGCACGGCCGATGTCGGCTGGGTGACGGGGCACAGCTATATTCTCTACGGGCCGCTGGCGAACGGCGCGACGACGCTGATGTTCGAAGGCGTGCCGAACTATCCCGACGCCTCGCGCTGCTGGCAGGTGATCGACAAGCACAATGTCAATATTTTCTACACCGCGCCGACGGCGCTGCGCGCGCTGATGCGCGAAGGCGACGAACCGGTGAAGAAGACCAGCCGCAAGTCGCTGCGGCTCTTGGGCTCGGTCGGCGAACCGATCAATCCCGAAGCCTGGCTCTGGTATCACCGCGTCGTCGGCGACGGCCGCTGCCCGATCGTCGATACGTGGTGGCAGACCGAAACCGGCGGCATATTGATAACGCCGCTGCCCGGCGCGACGGACCTCAAACCCGGCTCGGCGACACGGCCCTTTTTCGGTGTGCAGCCTGTGATCGTCGATGCCGAAGGAAATGTTCAGGAAGGCGCGACCAGCGGCAATCTCTGCATCGACGATTCATGGCCCGGCCAGATGCGCACCGTCTATGGCGACCACCAGCGTTTCGTCGAAACCTATTTCATTCAATATCCCGGCCGCTACTTCACCGGCGACGGCTGCCGCCGCGACGCGGACGGCTATTACTGGATCACCGGCCGCGTCGACGACGTGCTGAACGTCTCGGGCCATCGCATGGGGACGGCGGAAGTCGAAAGCGCGCTGGTCGCCCATCCGAAAGTCGCCGAGGCCGCCGTGGTCGGCTATCCGCACGACATCAAGGGCCAGGGCATCTATGCCTATGTGACGCTGAACGCCGGCGAACCTTCGTCCGAAGAGCTGCGCAAGGAGCTGGTGCAATGGGTGCGAAAGGAAATCGGCCCGATCGCCTCGCCCGACCTGATCCAGTTCGCGCCCGGCCTGCCGAAGACCCGCTCGGGCAAGATCATGCGGCGCATTTTGAGGAAGATCGCCGAGGATGATTTTTCCAATCTCGGCGACACCTCAACGCTGGCCGATCCGGGCGTCGTCACCGATCTCGTCGACAACCGGCAGAACCGGGCGGGGTAG
- a CDS encoding DUF1674 domain-containing protein: MTETPETPETTPKELTPAAKRALAEAEARRKAAAEADAPREIGGRPGPEPTRYGDWESKGILSDF, translated from the coding sequence ATGACCGAAACGCCCGAAACGCCCGAAACGACGCCGAAAGAACTGACGCCCGCGGCGAAGCGGGCGCTTGCCGAGGCCGAAGCGCGGCGCAAGGCGGCGGCGGAAGCGGATGCGCCCCGCGAAATCGGCGGACGCCCCGGCCCCGAGCCGACGCGCTATGGCGACTGGGAAAGCAAAGGCATTCTCAGCGACTTCTGA
- a CDS encoding CoA transferase → MSQRKELETENRGPLKGVRIVDLTAVVFGAYATQILGDMGADVIKVEAPSPTGGGGQGGDIMRWPGHLPEGASADLGPIFMTINRNKRSVLLDLASADGRAALLKIVETADVIASNIRYAAMKKLGLSYEDIKAVKPDIIFVHAAGYGSDGPYAGLPAYDDLIQAGSGAADLLGRMDGDPKPRYIPTIMADKVSGLFMVQAVTAALFHKERTGEGQFVEVPMLEAVTSFVLAEHFYDQVYDPPTGGWTYGRITNPDRRPYKTLDGHIGLLPYSDKQWQQFFEVAGKPGVYTDDPRFNTYRARTQNIRELYAMIEELTETKTTDEWLALLKPLSIPVVKMNRLDDLKDDPHLQAVGFFGRYEHPHAGGYFALKPPVRFSASPSSIRRHPPRLGEQTAEVLREAGMSEAEIARLAGIKE, encoded by the coding sequence TTGAGCCAGAGAAAAGAACTCGAAACCGAAAATCGCGGGCCGCTGAAAGGCGTGCGCATTGTCGATCTGACCGCCGTGGTTTTCGGCGCCTATGCGACGCAGATCCTCGGTGACATGGGCGCCGACGTGATCAAGGTCGAGGCGCCCTCGCCGACCGGCGGCGGCGGACAGGGCGGCGACATCATGCGCTGGCCGGGCCACCTGCCGGAAGGGGCGAGCGCCGATCTCGGTCCGATCTTCATGACCATCAACCGCAACAAGCGCTCGGTGCTGCTCGATCTGGCAAGCGCGGACGGCCGCGCGGCGCTGCTGAAGATCGTCGAAACCGCCGATGTGATCGCGTCGAACATCCGCTATGCGGCGATGAAGAAGCTCGGGCTGTCATATGAAGACATCAAGGCGGTCAAGCCCGACATTATTTTCGTGCATGCGGCGGGCTATGGCTCGGACGGGCCTTACGCGGGACTTCCCGCTTACGACGATCTGATCCAGGCGGGCTCGGGCGCCGCCGATCTTCTGGGCCGCATGGACGGCGACCCGAAGCCGCGCTACATCCCGACCATCATGGCCGACAAGGTGTCGGGATTGTTCATGGTTCAGGCCGTCACCGCCGCGCTCTTTCACAAGGAACGCACCGGCGAGGGGCAATTCGTCGAAGTGCCGATGCTCGAAGCGGTGACCTCCTTCGTGCTCGCCGAACATTTCTACGACCAGGTCTACGATCCGCCGACGGGCGGCTGGACCTATGGCCGCATCACCAACCCGGACCGCCGGCCCTACAAGACGCTCGACGGCCATATCGGCTTATTGCCTTATTCCGACAAGCAGTGGCAGCAGTTTTTCGAAGTGGCGGGCAAGCCCGGCGTCTATACCGACGATCCGCGCTTCAACACCTATCGCGCCCGCACGCAGAACATCCGCGAGCTTTACGCGATGATCGAGGAATTGACCGAGACGAAGACGACGGATGAATGGCTGGCGCTGCTGAAGCCGCTGTCGATCCCGGTGGTCAAGATGAACCGGCTCGACGACCTGAAAGACGATCCGCATTTACAGGCCGTCGGCTTTTTCGGCCGCTACGAACACCCGCACGCCGGCGGCTATTTCGCGCTGAAGCCGCCGGTGCGGTTTTCGGCCTCGCCGTCGAGCATTCGCCGCCATCCGCCGCGCCTCGGCGAGCAGACGGCGGAAGTGCTGCGCGAGGCGGGGATGAGCGAGGCGGAAATAGCCAGGCTGGCGGGCATCAAAGAATGA
- a CDS encoding DUF1330 domain-containing protein: MTVYALAQFTIHDRARYEAYAARFFDTMKDHPGRLLAADENPHLVEGEWSGTKIVLIEFPDEASWRRWAFSPEYRAISADREAATDGCVLLVKGLG; this comes from the coding sequence ATGACCGTTTATGCACTGGCGCAATTCACGATCCATGACCGGGCGCGCTACGAGGCCTATGCGGCGCGCTTCTTCGACACGATGAAGGATCATCCGGGCCGGCTGCTGGCGGCGGATGAAAACCCGCACCTCGTGGAAGGCGAATGGTCAGGCACGAAGATCGTGCTGATCGAGTTTCCCGACGAGGCTTCGTGGCGGCGATGGGCCTTTTCGCCGGAATACCGCGCGATCTCGGCCGACCGCGAAGCCGCGACGGACGGATGCGTGCTGCTGGTGAAGGGTCTGGGGTAA